From one Musa acuminata AAA Group cultivar baxijiao chromosome BXJ2-6, Cavendish_Baxijiao_AAA, whole genome shotgun sequence genomic stretch:
- the LOC103986918 gene encoding uncharacterized protein LOC103986918 yields the protein MDSVNSGSLQSSSGEGNEFNSSSADSLSAFFRSTAAAALPPPQPLPPSSSVHNHHFFDPISYLDSITSTTPSWPPRALRASHNVGVFPSITTTPSCSSPDVNYPTPVQPPDQSAAAPRSSKKRSRASRRAQTTVLTTDTSNFRAMVQQFTGIPSPPFDIAPTATSSSPFARSRLNVFRSAAAFGSTSAPPPPPFLLRPFQPKVQGSTLTTTTTTVTTAPAICSSSTTTGSNASTSFAATNSTIFDSSLSASARISTTSSSANPSNNNNNYQLPSPTLAYGSKNQPLLSTQNHMLTLQSLLHAKCTKPQIPMPSAEQSRWTNGYPTEAGDRARSSPISAGNSSGSQQGMSSCKLNYLAPGSSECSAEQGSERATASRSEGAMDSWIFSSD from the coding sequence ATGGACTCGGTTAACAGTGGGAGCCTTCAGTCCTCCAGCGGCGAAGGCAATGAGTTCAACTCAAGCAGTGCCGACTCCCTTTCTGCCTTCTTCCgatccaccgccgccgccgcgctTCCGCCTCCGCAACCGCTACCGCCCTCCTCCTCGGTCCACAACCACCACTTCTTCGACCCCATCTCCTACCTCGACTCCATCACCTCCACCACCCCCTCCTGGCCGCCTCGCGCCCTCCGCGCCTCCCATAATGTCGGCGTCTTTCCCTCCATCACCACCACCCCCTCCTGCTCCTCGCCCGACGTCAACTACCCGAcgccggtgcaaccgcccgaccAGTCCGCCGCCGCGCCACGGAGCTCGAAGAAGCGGTCGAGGGCCTCACGCCGGGCGCAGACGACGGTGCTGACCACCGACACCTCCAACTTCCGCGCCATGGTGCAACAATTTACCGGCATACCATCTCCTCCGTTCGACATCGCCCCCACCGCTACGTCTTCGTCCCCCTTTGCCAGATCACGCCTCAACGTCTTCCGTTCCGCTGCTGCCTTTGGATCCACCTCtgcccctccgccgccgcctttCCTCCTCCGGCCCTTCCAGCCTAAGGTCCAAGGTTCTACCTTAACTACAACTACCACTACTGTTACCACTGCCCCCGCCATCTGTTCTTCTTCTACTACCACTGGTTCTAACGCTAGCACAAGTTTTGCTGCTACTAACAGTACTATCTTCGATTCCAGTCTCAGTGCCTCAGCTCGAATTTCTACTACTAGTAGTAGTGCTAATCCatctaataacaacaacaactacCAATTGCCTTCACCTACTCTTGCATATGGCAGCAAAAACCAACCACTTCTGAGCACCCAAAACCACATGCTTACCTTGCAATCCCTTCTCCACGCAAAGTGCACAAAGCCTCAAATTCCTATGCCGTCAGCCGAGCAATCGAGATGGACCAACGGGTACCCAACAGAGGCCGGCGATCGTGCTCGGTCGAGTCCGATCTCTGCAGGAAACTCCAGTGGCTCGCAGCAAGGAATGAGCAGTTGCAAGCTGAACTACTTGGCGCCGGGTTCATCGGAGTGCAGTGCGGAGCAAGGGTCGGAGCGCGCCACAGCGTCGAGGAGTGAAGGTGCGATGGACTCCTGGATTTTTTCTTCAGATTAG